One genomic window of Bacillus mycoides includes the following:
- the yabP gene encoding sporulation protein YabP: MNNGYSPMSSNQQNVSVEHDIIMRGRRVIDITGVKQVESFDSEEFLLETVMGFLTIRGQNLQMKNLDVEKGVVSIKGKVHEMLYIDENQGEKTKGFFSKLFK; the protein is encoded by the coding sequence GTGAATAATGGTTACTCACCTATGTCTTCTAATCAACAAAATGTTTCTGTAGAGCATGATATTATCATGCGTGGCAGGCGTGTAATCGATATTACTGGTGTAAAGCAAGTAGAGAGTTTTGATAGCGAAGAGTTTTTACTTGAGACTGTAATGGGTTTTTTAACAATTCGTGGTCAAAATTTGCAAATGAAGAATTTAGATGTAGAAAAGGGTGTTGTATCAATTAAAGGGAAAGTTCATGAAATGCTGTATATTGATGAGAACCAAGGGGAGAAAACTAAAGGCTTCTTTAGTAAGTTGTTTAAATGA
- a CDS encoding putative polysaccharide biosynthesis protein — MEAKKYQAFWRGAIILTIASFVTKVLSAFYRIPYQNIAGDVGFYIYQQIYPFYGFCLILATYGFPIIISKMVAERLERGKQKEAEEIICVSFWFLLGIGFIGFFTLFFGAETIASAMGDIHLDKLLRVISFSFLLMPFLSVARGYFQGFNNMMPTAVSQVIEQAIRVSIIVFLSLFLIAHGFDLYTVGAGAMLGSIAGGLIGIIVLLLYMRHDFHAIFFKSWKRIGDKKRIIRILFWQGLAICVSNLVLIFIQMADSISFYTLLIRAGEQVENAKVLKGVYDRSIPLMQLGTVVTTSFSLSLIPIITAAKERGDLSFIQEKVKLAMKITFVIGFAAAIGLTCIIQPTNIMLFENSDGSDVLSILSLSILFSSLSITTASILQGVGQTLKPAIFVVFGGCLKLALNYILMPYFGVKGAAIATLVALIVIALLNSVLLMRAVSEPLIDRRNMLGVAISGIGMGFVLIIFMRILRMSGLVIDTGHRGIATLEALLGVAIGGLAYMFLILKLRVFTKEELGTVMKQEKKEGSLKKSG, encoded by the coding sequence ATGGAAGCGAAGAAGTACCAAGCCTTTTGGCGTGGGGCTATTATATTAACAATCGCAAGTTTTGTTACAAAGGTATTAAGCGCTTTTTACCGTATTCCATATCAAAATATAGCGGGTGATGTTGGTTTTTATATTTACCAACAAATTTATCCATTTTATGGATTTTGTTTAATTTTAGCCACTTATGGGTTTCCCATTATTATTTCAAAAATGGTCGCAGAAAGATTAGAACGAGGAAAACAAAAAGAAGCAGAAGAAATTATTTGTGTATCTTTTTGGTTTTTATTGGGAATTGGATTTATAGGTTTTTTCACATTATTCTTTGGGGCCGAAACAATTGCATCGGCTATGGGCGATATACATTTAGATAAATTATTACGTGTTATTTCGTTTTCATTCCTACTAATGCCATTTTTATCTGTAGCGAGAGGATATTTTCAAGGATTCAATAATATGATGCCGACGGCTGTTTCGCAAGTAATTGAACAAGCGATTCGTGTTTCTATTATTGTATTTTTATCACTATTCCTTATTGCTCATGGATTTGATTTATATACAGTTGGTGCGGGTGCTATGCTAGGTTCAATTGCAGGTGGGCTTATTGGGATTATCGTACTTTTACTTTATATGCGTCATGATTTCCATGCGATTTTCTTTAAAAGTTGGAAGAGAATTGGAGATAAAAAAAGGATTATTCGAATCCTTTTTTGGCAGGGATTAGCGATTTGTGTTAGTAATTTAGTCCTTATTTTTATACAAATGGCGGATTCTATTTCCTTTTATACTTTGCTTATTCGTGCGGGAGAGCAAGTTGAAAATGCGAAGGTACTAAAAGGTGTTTATGATAGAAGTATCCCGCTTATGCAATTAGGTACTGTTGTGACAACTTCTTTCTCATTGTCACTTATTCCTATTATTACAGCGGCGAAAGAAAGAGGAGATCTTTCATTTATTCAAGAAAAGGTAAAGTTAGCAATGAAAATAACATTTGTTATTGGATTTGCAGCTGCTATTGGATTAACTTGTATTATTCAACCTACGAATATTATGTTGTTTGAAAATAGTGATGGATCAGATGTGTTATCGATTTTATCTTTATCTATTTTATTTAGTTCATTGTCAATTACAACTGCTTCTATTTTGCAAGGAGTGGGACAAACATTAAAACCAGCAATATTCGTTGTATTTGGAGGTTGTTTGAAGCTAGCTTTAAACTATATATTAATGCCGTATTTTGGTGTAAAGGGAGCTGCAATTGCAACTTTAGTTGCGCTTATTGTAATTGCCTTGCTAAATAGTGTGTTACTTATGCGAGCTGTATCGGAGCCGCTTATTGATAGGCGGAATATGTTAGGTGTGGCTATTAGTGGTATCGGTATGGGGTTTGTATTAATAATCTTTATGCGTATATTGCGAATGTCTGGATTAGTAATTGATACAGGACATAGAGGGATTGCGACGCTTGAAGCGCTGTTAGGTGTAGCTATCGGCGGATTAGCATATATGTTTTTAATTTTAAAATTACGTGTATTTACAAAAGAAGAATTAGGAACCGTTATGAAACAAGAGAAAAAAGAAGGTTCATTGAAGAAGAGTGGATAG
- the mazG gene encoding nucleoside triphosphate pyrophosphohydrolase codes for MSGIITILGLGAGELDQLTMGVYRKIKEADHMFVRTKEHPVIEELEQEGIKYTAFDNVYEAHDTFEIVYETIANTLLEQAKGAEIIYAVPGHPLVAERTVQLLLEKGEVANIEVRIEGGQSFLDPMFASLKIDPIEGFQLIDATSFERGQLELRQHLIFCQVYDAFVASDVKLMLMEMLPDDYEVYIVTAAGTSFEQVKKVPLYMLDHETELNNLTSVYVPPVKERASLYQQFDVLRAIIAELRGPNGCPWDKKQTHQSLKKYLIEEAYEVLEAIDEEDDDHLVEELGDILLQVMLHAQIGEDEGWFSIDDIIRTLAEKMVRRHPHVFGNTDVNNADEVIANWEEIKKQEKGFVKESVLAGIPKSLPQLMRAYEIQKKAGKVGFDWVDVQPMIEKALEEWQEFQQEVVNMDEKKMLGEFGDLLFAFVNIARHYKLDPEEALRSTNEKFMARFLYMEAKVAEMNKEMQDLSLEQLDILWEEAKQTER; via the coding sequence GTGAGTGGAATTATTACTATTTTAGGATTAGGTGCTGGTGAGTTAGATCAGTTAACGATGGGCGTATATCGAAAGATAAAAGAAGCGGACCATATGTTTGTTAGAACGAAGGAACACCCAGTTATAGAAGAATTGGAGCAAGAAGGTATAAAGTATACAGCCTTTGATAATGTATATGAGGCACATGATACATTTGAAATCGTATATGAAACAATCGCGAATACATTGCTAGAACAAGCGAAAGGTGCAGAAATTATTTATGCTGTTCCAGGTCATCCGCTTGTAGCAGAAAGAACAGTTCAGCTACTTTTGGAAAAAGGAGAAGTAGCAAATATTGAAGTGCGAATTGAAGGTGGACAAAGTTTCCTTGATCCAATGTTTGCAAGTCTAAAAATTGATCCGATTGAAGGATTCCAATTAATTGATGCTACATCATTTGAAAGAGGACAATTAGAATTACGTCAACATTTAATCTTTTGCCAAGTGTATGATGCGTTCGTTGCTTCAGATGTGAAACTGATGTTAATGGAGATGTTGCCAGATGATTATGAAGTGTATATCGTAACAGCTGCAGGAACTTCATTTGAGCAAGTAAAAAAGGTACCGTTATACATGTTAGATCATGAAACGGAGTTAAATAATTTAACGAGTGTATATGTACCCCCGGTTAAGGAACGTGCGTCTTTGTATCAGCAGTTTGATGTGCTTAGAGCAATTATTGCGGAACTGCGTGGACCGAATGGTTGCCCGTGGGATAAAAAGCAAACTCATCAATCTTTAAAGAAATACTTAATTGAAGAAGCGTATGAAGTGCTAGAAGCAATTGATGAAGAGGATGATGATCATTTAGTAGAAGAACTGGGTGATATATTATTACAAGTTATGCTTCATGCTCAAATTGGAGAGGATGAAGGTTGGTTCTCTATAGATGATATTATTCGGACTTTAGCTGAGAAAATGGTTCGTCGTCATCCGCATGTGTTTGGGAATACGGATGTAAATAATGCTGATGAAGTGATTGCAAATTGGGAAGAAATTAAAAAACAAGAAAAGGGATTCGTGAAAGAATCTGTTTTAGCGGGTATTCCAAAAAGCTTGCCACAGCTAATGCGTGCTTATGAAATTCAGAAGAAAGCTGGAAAGGTTGGATTTGATTGGGTTGATGTGCAGCCGATGATAGAGAAGGCCTTAGAAGAATGGCAAGAATTCCAACAAGAAGTTGTAAACATGGATGAGAAAAAGATGTTAGGTGAATTTGGTGATTTACTATTTGCATTTGTTAATATAGCTCGTCATTATAAATTAGATCCAGAAGAAGCGTTACGTTCAACTAATGAGAAATTTATGGCTCGATTTTTATACATGGAAGCAAAAGTAGCTGAAATGAATAAGGAAATGCAAGATTTATCATTAGAACAGTTAGATATTTTATGGGAAGAGGCAAAACAAACAGAGCGTTAA
- a CDS encoding RNA-binding S4 domain-containing protein, giving the protein MRLDKFLKVSRLIKRRTLAKEVSDQGRISINGQVAKASSDVKVEDELTIRFGQKIVTVKVNELKETTKKEDAANMYSLVREEKVKAEEGLF; this is encoded by the coding sequence ATGCGTCTAGATAAATTTTTGAAAGTATCACGTTTAATTAAAAGAAGAACATTAGCAAAAGAAGTGTCTGACCAAGGAAGAATTTCGATTAATGGCCAAGTGGCAAAAGCGAGTTCAGATGTGAAGGTAGAGGATGAATTAACAATTCGTTTCGGGCAAAAAATAGTAACTGTGAAAGTAAATGAATTGAAAGAAACAACTAAAAAAGAAGATGCAGCAAACATGTATAGTCTCGTTCGTGAGGAAAAAGTGAAAGCGGAAGAAGGCTTGTTCTAA